TAAGGTCATCCTAAATACCATAAGACACAACAGGAAAGTTGGTATAATTATTATGAGGAATGGATAATGAGTAAAAAAATTCTCTGGTTATCAACCGTCTTATTTGTACTAACATTTGGTCAACCAAGTTTTGCGTGTATTGGTGGCTCAAAACACTGTAATTCTCATCACCGGTTCGATAGATTAGCCCAAGAACTGAACCTCACTGCTGATCAAAAAGCTAAAATTAAAGCATATAAAGAAAAAGCTAGAGCTGCATTCAAAGAAAACTATGGTCAACTCAGATTACTACGTAGTCAAATTAACTCTATGATTCAATCAAATAAAATTGATGAAGCAAAACTTGATTCTTTAATAGAGAAAATAAGTAAAATCAGAGGCTCTATGTTAAAAAATAGAATAATGATGCAACATCAGATGTTTTCACTTTTAAATGAAAAACAAAAGGCCAAGTTTCTTGAATTAAAGAAAAAATGGTATTTAAAGCGTGATGCTTAGTCTATTCTTCAATCACGAGCGTAGAGTGAATCGCCCCTGGTCTCTTCATTAAATTAAGTCTGGAACACTGTCCAGACTATAACTTTATGGTTTCTATTTACTGTAATGCAATTATTTTTTAAGTACAGCAACCGCTTTAAAGTTTATGGTCACTTCATTTTTTATTTCACTAGTACTTGACCAATCGCCCTGCCCTATACCAAAGTCTAATCGTTTCACTGTGGTATGTCCTTCAACAAGCAGATGATCTTTAGGTGATTCAACTGCTGTAAAAGCAAGAACTACGGGCAGTGATTTATTTTTTATGGTTAATGTTCCAGCAGCCTCATAATTTTTATCATCCTTTTTAGTAAACTTGGTTGATTTAAATTCAGCTTTGGGAAATTCTTTGGCATTAAACCAATCGGAGCTGAGTAAAATTGAAGTTATTTCTGCGTATGACATTGTAAGGGAGTTAATATTCACTACCACATCGACATTACTGTCTTGATAATGTGCAGGATCAGCATTTATTGTTGCGGTAAACTCTTTAAATGAACCAGTAACAGGTGCATTATTTTGTGTTGCTGTAAAACTTATACTGCTTTCACTGGGAACAAGAGTCCATTCAGGTAAGGCATTTGCATAGGCAGTATTCAAAAAAAATAAAACGAAAAGAAACTTTATCATTTTCATGGGAACATTCTCCGTAATATATCATCCTTATTAATAAAATGATGTTTAAGAGCAGCTGCGCTATGCATAACAATTGCTGCGATGAGCGCATACCCCAACCATTCATGGATCCATTCAAATAGAATTCTTTTACTGTCATCTGGTGCTATAAGATTAGGTAAGGTAAACAATCCAAAAAATGATGCAGGTAATCCAGCAGCTGAAGTAATTAACCAACCAGTAATTGGCATGGCAAACATAAACAAGTAAAAAGCCCAATGCATGCTGCGTGCAGCAATTTTTTCCAACAAAGGCAAGGCAAGCTCAGGTTGTTCATTGCTCAGACGCCAAATAATTCTAAAAAATGCCAAAAAAAGGACGAGTAAACCATACTCTTTGTGCCATCCATAGAATTTCAATCTTTGGGGATTCCATGGTAAAGAGACCATGTACAACCCCAGCACTAACAACCCAATAATTAACAAAGCAATAACCCAATGAAATACTATAGTAACAATACCAAAGTGAGTTGCACTATTTTTGATTTGCATGAGAAGTCCCTATTTCTTATCCTGATATGCTTCTGCCCCAATTGAAAGGTTTACTTTATCACCTACAGAAGGCAGGAAAGCATTTATCCCAAAATCAGAACGATTTATAGTGGTAGTAGCTGTAAAGCCAACCGACATCTTATTGCTAATTGGATTCATTCCCTCTTTATTTAAGGTAACATCCAATACCACAGGTTTACTCACACCACGCAAAGTTAAGGTACCATCAACAGTTGCTTTATTATCGCCTTTGGGAGTTACCTTATTACTGACAAAAGTCGCAGTAGGAAAATGTTCCGTATCAAAAAACAACTTACTTTTTAAATGTTTATCCAACTCTGGAATACCGGTAATCATATCCGCAACATCAATCTTCACGTTGACTTTACTTTGACTTGGATTCTCTTTATCTAGAATCAGTTGACCTGTTCCATACCATTTACCATATTGAGTAGAAAAGCCCAAGTGATCAATGCTCCACAACACAAAAGTATGGTTTTTATCCAATGTATACGTTTCTGGTGCGGCATGAATTGGCGACGTAGAAAAAGTGAATACCATAAACAATAATGAGGACAAGCCTCCTAAAATTTTTTTCATTATTAACTTCCTTTTTTTAATGAGAATTT
This sequence is a window from Legionella cherrii. Protein-coding genes within it:
- a CDS encoding YceI family protein, which gives rise to MKMIKFLFVLFFLNTAYANALPEWTLVPSESSISFTATQNNAPVTGSFKEFTATINADPAHYQDSNVDVVVNINSLTMSYAEITSILLSSDWFNAKEFPKAEFKSTKFTKKDDKNYEAAGTLTIKNKSLPVVLAFTAVESPKDHLLVEGHTTVKRLDFGIGQGDWSSTSEIKNEVTINFKAVAVLKK
- a CDS encoding cytochrome b, giving the protein MQIKNSATHFGIVTIVFHWVIALLIIGLLVLGLYMVSLPWNPQRLKFYGWHKEYGLLVLFLAFFRIIWRLSNEQPELALPLLEKIAARSMHWAFYLFMFAMPITGWLITSAAGLPASFFGLFTLPNLIAPDDSKRILFEWIHEWLGYALIAAIVMHSAAALKHHFINKDDILRRMFP
- a CDS encoding YceI family protein, whose product is MKKILGGLSSLLFMVFTFSTSPIHAAPETYTLDKNHTFVLWSIDHLGFSTQYGKWYGTGQLILDKENPSQSKVNVKIDVADMITGIPELDKHLKSKLFFDTEHFPTATFVSNKVTPKGDNKATVDGTLTLRGVSKPVVLDVTLNKEGMNPISNKMSVGFTATTTINRSDFGINAFLPSVGDKVNLSIGAEAYQDKK
- a CDS encoding Spy/CpxP family protein refolding chaperone gives rise to the protein MSKKILWLSTVLFVLTFGQPSFACIGGSKHCNSHHRFDRLAQELNLTADQKAKIKAYKEKARAAFKENYGQLRLLRSQINSMIQSNKIDEAKLDSLIEKISKIRGSMLKNRIMMQHQMFSLLNEKQKAKFLELKKKWYLKRDA